From Ignavibacteriales bacterium:
ACGCTCAGGATACGCGTCCGAAGGCCGCCCGTAATTTCGAATCAGGAGTCGGTTCTTGCCGGGCTCACCGTCGCGGTCGACGCGGGGCACGGGGGAGACAACTCGGGTGCGTCGGGATCGACGGGCGTGATGGAAAAGAATGTGAACCTGGCCATCGCTTCTTACATACGCTCTCTTCTCGAATCGAAGGGAGCGAAGGTCGTCATGACGCGGACTGATGATGCAGCCGTTGCGATGCTCGACCGGACGGATGCGATTGTGAATTCCGGAGCGCGGATCCTCGTTTCGATCCATTGCAACTCCATCGGAGACAACTCCGACGCTGAAGCGATTGCCGGGACGAGCGCGTATTACCGTCACCTTGGATACCAGCCCCTGGCAACGCTCATGTATGGCGCAATGCTCGAACTTGGACTCGGTCAATTCGGTGTGGTAGGGAGTTTCAATTTCTCGCTCAATGCTCCGACGCAATTGCCCAACGTTCTCGTCGAGACGGCGTTTCTATCGAACCCGGAAGATGAAATGAAGCTGCTGGATGACGGTTTTCGGCAGGCGATCGCGGGAAAAGTTGTTGCGGGGCTCGAGCAATTTGTCCGGACATATGCCGGCCAAAGAAGTGGCGAACCGAGGCAATAACTGAGTGAATCGGGAGCATTCTCACCATTGATACGGTGGTGAAATTTGAGTATTTTGGGTGTGTGAAGATGGTAAAGTGGTTAATTAGTTAGTTGGTCAATCAGGCAAATCACTAATCAACCAACCACCCATCCCGAACTTGCCAATCACCAATTAACAGCTACGAATCAACCTACCACAATCGACAATCGACGATCGGAAATCCTCTTATGGCTCATCGCGCACTCTGGAGTGGACGGTTTACGGAACCCCTGTCTGACGTAGCATTGAAATTCTCTTCTTCCATCGATCTCGACAAGCGTTTGTACCGGGAAGACATTGCCGGCAGCATTGCTCACGTTGAAATGCTGAGCGCAACGCATATTCTCACTGCATCGGAATCGAGAAGAATCCGTACGGCGCTGAACCAGATTCAAAAAGAGATCGAAACCGGCAAATTCCGGCTCACGGCAGAACATGAAGACGTACATCTTGCGATCGAGCAGAGGCTCATTCAAAAGATCGGACCCCTCGGAGGGAAGCTCCATACTGGCCGGAGCCGCAACGACCAGGTTGCGCTCGACGAACGGTTGTTTCTCCGCTCTGAGATCAAGAAGATAAACAAGCTCATCATCCAGCTGCAACGCGTGCTCCTCTACAAGTCGGAGAAATATTTCGGTGTGCTCATGCCCGGCTACACTCACCTGCAGCGGGCACAACCCGTTCTGTTGTCGCATCATCTGCTTGCATATGTCTGGATGCTCGAGCGTGACTACGAGCGGTTGCATGACGCGTTGCGCCGCGTGAACAGATCGCCGCTCGGCGCTGCCGCGCTGGCGGGAACCTCGTTCCCGATCGACAGGGCGAAAGTGGCAAAGAAACTTCATTTTGACGGCATTGTTGAGAACAGCCTGGACGCCGTGAGTGACAGGGATTATCTCATCGAATGCATCTCTTGCTGCAGCATTATCATGATGCATCTGAGCCGTATGGCGGAGGAGCTTGTTCTGTGGAGTACAAAAGAGTTCGGCTTTGTCCATATCAGTGATGCCTACACAACCGGCAGCAGCATCATGCCGCAGAAGAAGAATCCAGATATGGCCGAGCTGGTGCGCGGCAAGACCGGGCGCGTCTATGGAGCCCTCGTGAATCTGCTGACAGTGATGAAGGCGCTCCCGTTGGCCTACAACAGGGACATGCAGGAAGACAAGCTCCCGATGTTCGAAGCGGTCGATACAACACAGCAGTGCCTTGCGATCGTTGCCCAGATGCTTGTGCATTCAACATTCGATAAACACCGGATGGAAGAGGAACTCCGCAATGATTTCCTGACAGCGACGGAGATCGCAGATTACCTCGTTCGTAAGGGAATGCCGTTCAGGGAAGCGCACGAAGTAACGGGCAAAATCGTCTCCCATTGTCTCGGCCATCGCATGTATCTGGGCAATCTCGACATCGAAACACTTCGAACGTTCTCGAAACTGTTTGCTCCGGACATGCTTGACTACCTGTATCCACAGAAGAGTGTCGAGCACAAGAAATCTGCCGGCAGCACATCGCCGCATGACGTCAAGCGGCAGATTGTTCACTGGTCAAGGGTGTTGAAAGGGAGGAAGGGGTAACAGGCGTTAAGCGGTGGGAGTAAACAGTAAATCGTGAATAGTGAAGCCGTGTCTCGTCCGGGAATAAGTTGACAGGTAGTAATTACCTACCAACAGGAGCCGGGCGATGGAAAAGGTACAACGTCGTTTCAGTATAGCATTTAAGCAAGCCGTAGTTGCGGATGTGACGTCGGGACAGTATACTGTGCTCGAAGCCTCTCGGATCCACGAGGTACATTTTGCCATCATCTATCGATGGATGAAGCAATATGGTGGACCGGGTTCTCAAACACGGATCGTGAGGATCGAGATGCCCGATGAACGCAACCGCATTCTGAAGCTGGAGCAGGAGAAACAGGCGTTGGAGAAAGCACTTGCTCATGCCCAGCTGAAAATCATGACCTTGGAAGCAACACTCGAAGTCCTGGAAGAACGCACAGGGCAACGCCTTAAAAAAAAGACCGACACGCCGTTATCGGACGGCTCCTGAGGCGAGAAGCAAACGTAAGCCAAGCCTGTCAGATGCTTCGAATCTCTCGGCAGGCAGTCTATCAGTATGCCGGACGCCAGCATAAGCAGCAAGTGGATGAAGAGGGGATCATCCATCAGGTACGCTTGATTCGGCACGAGATGCCACGCATCGGCACTCGAAAGCTCTATGATCAGTTGCAGCCGATGCTTCGAGAACTGGGCATTGGCCGAGATAGCTTCTTCGAGGTGCTGCGACGGCATCGGTTGTTGGTTCACCCTCGAAAGCGGTTTGTACCAACAACGAACAGCCGTCATACGCTGCCGGTTTATCCGAACCTGCTCAAAGGAACCAAGGCAGATGGTCCTGGTCGGGTTCTGGTGGCAGATCAAACGTATCTGCACTTGGAGCGTGGCTTCTGCTATCTGTCGCTTGTGAGTGATCTCTACAGCCGAAAAATCCTCGGCGTCGATGTCGGTCCGACACTGGAGGCGGTTGGGCCACTGCGAGCACTTGCAGTGGCTCTCAAGGACATCAGAGGCAATGATTGCTTCATCCATCACTCGGATCGTGGAGTGCAGTATTGCAGCACCGAGTACAGGGCGTTCTTAAAATCTCACGGTGGCCAGAGCAGCATGTCGGCTCCGGGGTGCCCTTATGAAAACGCTGTAGCCGAGCGGATCAATGGCATCCTAAAATCAGAGTTCTATCTGGACAGAATCTTTGCCTCGATTGATCAGGCACGAGAGGCCGCCCTGGAAGCAATAATGATCTACAACACCAAGCGTCCACACTTGAGTCTGGCCATGATGACGCCAGAGATGAAATATGCTGCATGAACACTTAACCAACTCTGTCAACTTCTGGCCGGACGACACACCGCATCGGGAGTCCGGTGCGGCTTTTGTTTCTCATGGAAGGTGCCACGCACCCATTGAGAAGTCCGACTTCTACCCAGGGGAGACCTGGAAGAAGTCGGACTTCTTCCGTGAAGGTGCGTGGCACCACAGGTTAACGCGCGTAGCCGGGTCCGCGGAGAACGCGGCCGGGGAGATTGCCCGTGAATTTGCCGTTTTCCCAGACCGGTTTGCCGTTGACGACGACAAGGCTCATCCCCTCGGAGTATTGGTGCGGATTCTCAAACGTCGCTTTGTCGGTGACGGTCTCCGGATCAAACATCACCAGATCTGCATAGAACCCCTGCTTCAGAATGCCGCGGTCCTTGATGCCGACCCGCTGGGCGGGAAGCGACGTCATTTTCCGGATCGCATCCTCAAGCGAAAGAACCTTGCTTTCACGCACATAGAGAGCAAGAATGCGCGGGAAGCTTCCGTACGCACGCGGATGCGGTCTTCCTTCGAACAGCGGTCCGTCGAGCGCCCGGGCACTGGCGTCTGAGCAGAAGCTCACCCACGGCTGACCCATCGCCATCCTCAAATCCTCCTCCGTCATCGCAAAGACAACACGGCTTGATCTGGCTGAGTCTGCGATGATGAAATCGAACAT
This genomic window contains:
- the argH gene encoding argininosuccinate lyase; the encoded protein is MAHRALWSGRFTEPLSDVALKFSSSIDLDKRLYREDIAGSIAHVEMLSATHILTASESRRIRTALNQIQKEIETGKFRLTAEHEDVHLAIEQRLIQKIGPLGGKLHTGRSRNDQVALDERLFLRSEIKKINKLIIQLQRVLLYKSEKYFGVLMPGYTHLQRAQPVLLSHHLLAYVWMLERDYERLHDALRRVNRSPLGAAALAGTSFPIDRAKVAKKLHFDGIVENSLDAVSDRDYLIECISCCSIIMMHLSRMAEELVLWSTKEFGFVHISDAYTTGSSIMPQKKNPDMAELVRGKTGRVYGALVNLLTVMKALPLAYNRDMQEDKLPMFEAVDTTQQCLAIVAQMLVHSTFDKHRMEEELRNDFLTATEIADYLVRKGMPFREAHEVTGKIVSHCLGHRMYLGNLDIETLRTFSKLFAPDMLDYLYPQKSVEHKKSAGSTSPHDVKRQIVHWSRVLKGRKG
- a CDS encoding transposase, coding for MEKVQRRFSIAFKQAVVADVTSGQYTVLEASRIHEVHFAIIYRWMKQYGGPGSQTRIVRIEMPDERNRILKLEQEKQALEKALAHAQLKIMTLEATLEVLEERTGQRLKKKTDTPLSDGS
- a CDS encoding IS3 family transposase — protein: MLRISRQAVYQYAGRQHKQQVDEEGIIHQVRLIRHEMPRIGTRKLYDQLQPMLRELGIGRDSFFEVLRRHRLLVHPRKRFVPTTNSRHTLPVYPNLLKGTKADGPGRVLVADQTYLHLERGFCYLSLVSDLYSRKILGVDVGPTLEAVGPLRALAVALKDIRGNDCFIHHSDRGVQYCSTEYRAFLKSHGGQSSMSAPGCPYENAVAERINGILKSEFYLDRIFASIDQAREAALEAIMIYNTKRPHLSLAMMTPEMKYAA